In the Mycolicibacterium thermoresistibile genome, one interval contains:
- a CDS encoding NAD(P)-dependent oxidoreductase has translation MKVGFVGAGRMGAPMVRRLVEAGHEVRALGRTPDKRAAVEELGATAVTGLAQTGADAGAVVICVFSDNQVRQVCLESDLLANMPQGSVLVVHTTGSPRTAEAVAAAAEPHGVAVLDAPVSGGPYEIAAGTLTLFVGGDEATVSAAEPVLRSYGDPVLHVGPLGSGQKVKLVNNTLFAAQIGLVAEGVRLGNRLGVDESTLLTALPHGSATSRALDLCARAGSASAFIAGVAEFVGKDVAVVRKIVAELGGSLQLLDDVVSAGVPESP, from the coding sequence ATGAAGGTCGGTTTCGTCGGCGCCGGCCGGATGGGCGCCCCGATGGTGCGCCGACTCGTCGAGGCCGGCCACGAGGTCCGCGCACTGGGCCGCACCCCGGACAAGCGCGCTGCGGTCGAGGAGCTCGGTGCCACCGCGGTCACCGGCCTCGCGCAGACCGGCGCCGACGCCGGCGCGGTGGTGATCTGTGTGTTCTCCGACAATCAGGTGCGGCAGGTGTGTCTGGAGAGCGATCTGCTCGCGAACATGCCACAGGGTTCGGTGCTGGTCGTGCACACCACCGGCAGCCCGCGCACCGCCGAGGCGGTGGCCGCCGCGGCGGAACCGCACGGTGTCGCGGTGCTCGACGCCCCGGTCAGCGGCGGCCCGTACGAGATCGCCGCCGGCACGCTGACGTTGTTCGTCGGTGGGGATGAGGCGACGGTGTCGGCGGCGGAACCGGTGCTGCGCAGTTACGGCGATCCGGTGCTGCACGTCGGGCCGCTCGGCTCCGGCCAGAAGGTCAAATTGGTGAACAACACGCTGTTCGCCGCCCAGATCGGGCTGGTGGCCGAGGGGGTCCGGCTCGGCAACCGGCTGGGTGTGGACGAATCGACGCTGTTGACGGCGCTGCCGCACGGAAGCGCCACCAGCCGCGCGCTCGACCTGTGCGCCCGGGCAGGGTCGGCGAGCGCGTTCATCGCCGGCGTCGCGGAGTTCGTCGGCAAGGACGTCGCGGTCGTCCGCAAGATCGTGGCCGAACTGGGTGGCAGCCTGCAGCTGTTGGACGATGTCGTCTCGGCCGGGGTGCCGGAAAGCCCGTAG